Proteins from a single region of Budorcas taxicolor isolate Tak-1 chromosome 11, Takin1.1, whole genome shotgun sequence:
- the PPM1B gene encoding protein phosphatase 1B isoform X2, which translates to MGAFLDKPKTEKHNAHGAGNGLRYGLSSMQGWRVEMEDAHTAVVGIPHGLEDWSFFAVYDGHAGSRVANYCSTHLLEHITNNEDFRAAGKSGSALEPSVENVKNGIRTGFLKIDEYMRNFSDLRNGMDRSGSTAVGVMISPKHIYFINCGDSRAVLYRSGQVCFSTQDHKPCNPREKERIQNAGGSVMIQRVNGSLAVSRALGDYDYKCVDGKGPTEQLVSPEPEVYEILRAEEDEFIILACDGIWDVMSNEELCEFVKSRLEVSDDLENVCNWVVDTCLHKGSRDNMSIVLVCFSNAPKVSDEAMRKDSELDKYLESRVEEIMEKSGEEGMPDLAHVMRILSAENIPNLPPGGGLAGKRHVIEAVYSRLNPHRESDGGAGDLEDPW; encoded by the exons ATGGGTGCATTTTTGGACAAACCCAAAACTGAGAAACATAATGCTCATGGTGCTGGGAATGGTTTACGTTATGGCCTGAGCAGCATGCAAGGATGGAGAGTGGAAATGGAAGATGCACACACAGCTGTTGTAGGTATTCCGCACGGCTTGGAAGACTGGTCGTTTTTTGCAGTTTATGATGGTCACGCCGGATCCCGAGTAGCAAATTACTGCTCAACACACTTATTAGAACACATCACTAACAACGAAGACTTCAGGGCAGCTGGAAAGTCAGGATCTGCTCTTGAGCCTTCAGTGGAAAATGTCAAGAATGGTATCAGAACTGGCTTTTTGAAAATTGATGAATACATGCGTAACTTTTCAGACCtcagaaatggcatggacaggAGCGGTTCAACTGCAGTGGGAGTTATGATTTCACCTAAGCACATCTACTTCATCAACTGTGGCGATTCACGGGCTGTTCTGTATAGGAGTGGACAAGTCTGCTTTTCTACCCAAGATCACAAACCTTGCAACCCAAGGGAGAAAGAGCGAATCCAAAATGCAGGAGGCAGCGTAATGATACAGCGTGTTAATGGTTCATTAGCAGTGTCTCGTGCTCTGGGGGACTATGATTACAAGTGTGTGGATGGCAAGGGCCCAACAGAACAACTTGTTTCTCCAGAGCCTGAGGTTTATGAAATTTTAAGAGCAGAAGAGGATGAATTTATCATCTTGGCTTGTGATGGGATCTGGGATGTTATGAGTAATGAGGAGCTCTGTGAATTTGTTAAATCTAGGCTTGAGGTATCTGATGACCTGGAAAATGTGTGCAATTGGGTAGTGGACACTTGTTTACATAAG ggAAGTCGAGATAACATGAGTATTGTACTAGTTTGCTTTTCAAATGCCCCCAAGGTCTCAGATGAAGCAATGAGAAAAGACTCAGAGTTGGATAAGTACTTGGAATCACGGGTGGAAG AAATTATGGAGAAGTCTGGTGAGGAAGGGATGCCTGATCTTGCCCACGTCATGCGCATCTTGTCTGCAGAAAATATCCCAAATTTGCCTCCTGGGGGAGGTCTTGCTGGCAA GCGCCATGTTATTGAAGCTGTTTATAGTAGGCTGAATCCACATAGAGAAAGTGATGGg GGTGCTGGAGATCTAGAAGACCCATGGTAG
- the PPM1B gene encoding protein phosphatase 1B isoform X1 produces MGAFLDKPKTEKHNAHGAGNGLRYGLSSMQGWRVEMEDAHTAVVGIPHGLEDWSFFAVYDGHAGSRVANYCSTHLLEHITNNEDFRAAGKSGSALEPSVENVKNGIRTGFLKIDEYMRNFSDLRNGMDRSGSTAVGVMISPKHIYFINCGDSRAVLYRSGQVCFSTQDHKPCNPREKERIQNAGGSVMIQRVNGSLAVSRALGDYDYKCVDGKGPTEQLVSPEPEVYEILRAEEDEFIILACDGIWDVMSNEELCEFVKSRLEVSDDLENVCNWVVDTCLHKGSRDNMSIVLVCFSNAPKVSDEAMRKDSELDKYLESRVEEIMEKSGEEGMPDLAHVMRILSAENIPNLPPGGGLAGKRHVIEAVYSRLNPHRESDGASDEAEESGSQGKLVEALRQMRINHRGNYRQLLEEMLTSYRLAKVEGEENPAEQAATAASSNSDAGNTVTMQESHTESKSDLAELDSCPEDAGTKMSGEKL; encoded by the exons ATGGGTGCATTTTTGGACAAACCCAAAACTGAGAAACATAATGCTCATGGTGCTGGGAATGGTTTACGTTATGGCCTGAGCAGCATGCAAGGATGGAGAGTGGAAATGGAAGATGCACACACAGCTGTTGTAGGTATTCCGCACGGCTTGGAAGACTGGTCGTTTTTTGCAGTTTATGATGGTCACGCCGGATCCCGAGTAGCAAATTACTGCTCAACACACTTATTAGAACACATCACTAACAACGAAGACTTCAGGGCAGCTGGAAAGTCAGGATCTGCTCTTGAGCCTTCAGTGGAAAATGTCAAGAATGGTATCAGAACTGGCTTTTTGAAAATTGATGAATACATGCGTAACTTTTCAGACCtcagaaatggcatggacaggAGCGGTTCAACTGCAGTGGGAGTTATGATTTCACCTAAGCACATCTACTTCATCAACTGTGGCGATTCACGGGCTGTTCTGTATAGGAGTGGACAAGTCTGCTTTTCTACCCAAGATCACAAACCTTGCAACCCAAGGGAGAAAGAGCGAATCCAAAATGCAGGAGGCAGCGTAATGATACAGCGTGTTAATGGTTCATTAGCAGTGTCTCGTGCTCTGGGGGACTATGATTACAAGTGTGTGGATGGCAAGGGCCCAACAGAACAACTTGTTTCTCCAGAGCCTGAGGTTTATGAAATTTTAAGAGCAGAAGAGGATGAATTTATCATCTTGGCTTGTGATGGGATCTGGGATGTTATGAGTAATGAGGAGCTCTGTGAATTTGTTAAATCTAGGCTTGAGGTATCTGATGACCTGGAAAATGTGTGCAATTGGGTAGTGGACACTTGTTTACATAAG ggAAGTCGAGATAACATGAGTATTGTACTAGTTTGCTTTTCAAATGCCCCCAAGGTCTCAGATGAAGCAATGAGAAAAGACTCAGAGTTGGATAAGTACTTGGAATCACGGGTGGAAG AAATTATGGAGAAGTCTGGTGAGGAAGGGATGCCTGATCTTGCCCACGTCATGCGCATCTTGTCTGCAGAAAATATCCCAAATTTGCCTCCTGGGGGAGGTCTTGCTGGCAA GCGCCATGTTATTGAAGCTGTTTATAGTAGGCTGAATCCACATAGAGAAAGTGATGGg gcCTCCGATGAAGCAGAGGAAAGTGGATCACAGGGGAAATTGGTGGAAGCTCTGAGGCAAATGAGAATTAATCATAGGGGAAACTACCGACAACTTCTGGAGGAGATGCTGACTAGTTACAGGCTAGCTAAAGTAGAGGGCGAAGAAAATCCTGCTGAACAAGCTGCTACAGCTGCTTCTTCGAACAGTGATGCTGGAAACACAGTGACAATGCAGGAAAGCCATACTGAATCAAAAAGTGATCTTGCTGAATTAGACAGCTGTCCTGAAGATGCAGGGACAAAGATGAGTGGTGAAAAGCTATGA